In the genome of Flaviflexus ciconiae, one region contains:
- a CDS encoding Fur family transcriptional regulator: MASDEHVTALRSAGLRVTAPRLAALAVITENRHSDAEFIAGEVRERLGSVSTQAVYDVLHALTDCNLVRKITLDGRKSRYEIRVGDNHHHMLCRNCGRIENVPCHVGQAPCMLPEEDHGFTVDEAEVIYHGLCPDCLEAAHEN; this comes from the coding sequence ATGGCTTCCGACGAACACGTTACTGCCCTGCGTTCAGCAGGTCTTCGTGTTACGGCTCCGCGGCTGGCAGCCCTCGCTGTCATTACAGAGAACCGGCATTCCGATGCTGAGTTCATTGCCGGGGAGGTTCGAGAGCGTCTCGGATCAGTGTCAACGCAGGCCGTCTATGACGTCCTGCATGCGCTGACCGATTGCAATCTCGTTCGCAAGATCACGTTAGATGGACGCAAGTCACGTTACGAGATTCGGGTGGGCGACAATCATCACCACATGCTTTGTCGCAACTGCGGCCGAATCGAGAATGTGCCCTGCCATGTTGGCCAAGCTCCCTGCATGCTTCCCGAAGAAGATCACGGGTTCACAGTGGACGAGGCTGAAGTCATCTATCACGGTCTATGCCCGGACTGCCTGGAGGCCGCTCATGAAAACTAG